The proteins below are encoded in one region of Amycolatopsis magusensis:
- a CDS encoding non-ribosomal peptide synthetase has translation MERRLPLSFAQLQLWFLYQLSPGATTYHVHHGFRIGGPLDLGVLRRALNRLVERHESLRATFHAAEDGTPYQVIGVPGEVALTVLDRTGHPPAERDAIVEGELARAAASPFDLGTGPLARFVVVRLAEDDHALGVDCHHLVTDGWSGRVLNAELSTVYGALLAGAEPDLPEPRLRYRDFVADQKDRWQRGELARQLDFWERRLAGLPVLDLPADRPRPVEPASAGGTVTADLDPAIVRALDGYCRRHEKSRFAVLATALSVVLARYTGVADVPIGVPMHCRTEPELEDVVGLFANMVVLRTELTGDPSFTELADRVSDAVLDLLDHQEAPFEMVVDRVRPVREPGRNPLFGVAMQVLDAGNSATAATLPGLTVTWLDAGATQPMFDLNLNFFEVGRGLRAQLSYSSGLFDRWRVDALLRHLQEVLRTALATPSLPVSRISLLDTEERAAVLAAGRGEEVEPWADPVHVVVERVAAANPAAVAAICEGAELTYGELDRRAGGLAGYLRSGGIGAGQIVALALDRELDTLVAMLAVWKTGAAFAMLDPRHPAHRLDFMLRDTAAPLLITRTEFAAGLPPSSGRRTLDLDLGWPSSEAEAVPVTRDALAYVLYTSGSTGQPKGVLIDHRALSCFLQGYHRTFGFAPGDRMLQLPAITFDMSQGEIWAGLTAGATLVLVSHRDAQSPESLVELIREQRVTYAGLAPAMLSLLDAGPYPHLRHVMNGADALPAELVNKWNLPGRRFVNLYGPTEAAVACTEYVCEHVTWRTGPPIGRPEPNRLLYVVDPAGQLVPRGVPGELLIGGEGLARGYLGRPDLTAKAFVPDPFRAEGRVYRSGDLVRWTQDWQLEFLGRIDNQVKLRGLRVELGEIEAALLTHERVRMAAVSLRTDPRGEQLLVGYYSGEGAPEPAELRRHLADRLPEHMIPAAWVRLAGFPLTAARKIDRKALPAPESLPENGDSSAEPETATEKAVADLFAVVLGVEKVGVDANFFDLGGNSLQAMRAVSRINKTFGIRGNLRLLYGGMPLSAIAGAIDELVTVNAPVRGQP, from the coding sequence ATGGAGCGCAGGCTGCCGCTTTCGTTCGCGCAACTGCAGTTGTGGTTCCTGTACCAGCTCTCACCAGGGGCGACGACCTACCACGTGCACCACGGGTTCCGCATCGGCGGCCCGCTCGACCTCGGCGTGCTCCGCCGCGCGCTCAACCGTCTGGTCGAGCGGCACGAAAGCCTGCGCGCGACCTTCCACGCCGCCGAAGACGGCACGCCCTACCAGGTGATCGGAGTGCCGGGGGAGGTGGCGCTGACCGTGCTCGACCGCACCGGGCACCCACCCGCCGAACGTGACGCGATCGTCGAGGGTGAACTGGCGCGCGCGGCCGCGTCCCCGTTCGACCTCGGCACCGGCCCGCTCGCGCGGTTCGTCGTGGTGCGGCTGGCCGAGGACGATCACGCGCTGGGCGTGGACTGCCACCACCTGGTGACCGACGGCTGGTCCGGTCGCGTGCTGAACGCCGAACTGTCCACTGTGTACGGTGCACTGCTGGCCGGGGCCGAGCCGGACCTGCCGGAACCGCGCCTGCGCTACCGGGACTTCGTTGCCGATCAGAAAGATCGCTGGCAGCGGGGGGAGCTGGCCCGCCAACTCGACTTCTGGGAACGGCGGCTGGCCGGGCTGCCGGTGCTCGACCTGCCGGCCGACCGGCCCCGCCCGGTCGAACCGGCCTCGGCGGGCGGCACGGTCACCGCCGATCTCGACCCGGCGATCGTGCGGGCGCTGGACGGCTACTGCCGCAGGCACGAAAAGTCCCGGTTCGCCGTCCTCGCCACCGCGCTCTCGGTCGTGCTCGCCCGGTACACCGGGGTGGCCGACGTGCCGATCGGCGTGCCCATGCACTGCCGCACCGAACCGGAACTGGAGGACGTGGTCGGCCTGTTCGCCAACATGGTCGTGCTGCGCACCGAGCTCACCGGCGACCCGTCGTTCACCGAGCTGGCCGACCGCGTTTCCGACGCGGTGCTCGACCTGCTCGACCACCAGGAGGCGCCGTTCGAGATGGTGGTGGACCGGGTCAGGCCGGTCCGCGAACCGGGGCGCAACCCGCTGTTCGGCGTGGCCATGCAGGTGCTGGACGCGGGCAACTCGGCCACCGCCGCCACGCTGCCGGGGCTCACCGTCACCTGGCTGGACGCGGGCGCCACCCAGCCCATGTTCGACCTGAACCTGAACTTCTTCGAGGTGGGCAGGGGACTCCGGGCGCAGCTGTCCTATTCGAGCGGCCTGTTCGACCGGTGGCGGGTGGACGCCCTGCTGCGGCACCTGCAGGAGGTGCTGCGTACCGCGCTGGCCACTCCGTCGCTGCCCGTCTCGCGAATTTCGTTGCTGGATACGGAGGAACGGGCGGCGGTACTCGCGGCCGGACGCGGGGAGGAGGTCGAGCCGTGGGCCGATCCGGTCCACGTGGTCGTCGAGCGGGTCGCCGCGGCGAACCCGGCCGCCGTCGCCGCGATCTGCGAAGGCGCCGAGCTGACCTACGGCGAACTCGACCGCCGCGCCGGGGGACTGGCCGGGTACCTGCGCTCCGGCGGGATCGGCGCCGGGCAGATCGTCGCGCTCGCGCTGGACCGCGAGCTGGACACGCTGGTGGCGATGCTCGCCGTGTGGAAGACCGGCGCCGCGTTCGCCATGCTCGACCCGCGCCACCCCGCGCACCGGCTCGATTTCATGCTGCGGGACACCGCGGCCCCGCTGCTGATCACCCGCACCGAGTTCGCCGCGGGGCTCCCGCCCTCGTCCGGCCGGCGCACGCTGGACCTGGACCTGGGCTGGCCGTCGAGCGAAGCGGAAGCGGTGCCGGTGACCCGCGACGCGCTCGCGTACGTCCTCTACACCTCGGGCTCGACCGGGCAGCCGAAGGGCGTCCTGATCGACCACCGCGCGCTGTCGTGTTTCCTGCAGGGCTACCACCGGACGTTCGGCTTCGCGCCCGGCGACCGGATGCTCCAGTTGCCCGCGATCACCTTCGACATGTCGCAGGGCGAGATCTGGGCGGGGCTGACCGCCGGCGCCACGCTCGTGCTCGTCTCCCACCGCGACGCGCAGTCGCCGGAGAGCCTGGTCGAGCTGATCCGCGAGCAGCGCGTCACCTACGCCGGGCTGGCCCCGGCGATGCTCTCGCTGCTGGACGCCGGACCGTACCCGCACCTGCGGCACGTGATGAACGGCGCCGACGCGCTGCCCGCCGAGCTGGTGAACAAGTGGAACCTGCCCGGCAGGCGGTTCGTGAACCTCTACGGCCCGACCGAGGCGGCGGTCGCCTGCACGGAGTACGTGTGCGAGCACGTGACCTGGCGGACGGGACCGCCGATCGGCAGGCCGGAGCCGAACCGGTTGCTCTACGTCGTCGACCCGGCGGGGCAGCTGGTGCCGCGAGGGGTGCCCGGCGAGCTGCTCATCGGCGGCGAGGGGCTGGCGCGGGGATATCTCGGCCGTCCGGACCTGACCGCCAAGGCGTTCGTGCCGGATCCGTTCCGCGCCGAGGGCCGCGTCTACCGCAGCGGTGACCTGGTGCGCTGGACCCAGGACTGGCAGCTGGAGTTCCTCGGCCGCATCGACAACCAGGTGAAGCTGCGTGGCCTGCGGGTCGAACTCGGCGAGATCGAAGCGGCGCTGCTGACCCATGAGCGGGTGCGGATGGCCGCGGTGTCGCTGCGCACCGATCCGCGCGGCGAGCAGCTCCTCGTCGGCTACTACAGCGGTGAAGGCGCCCCGGAACCGGCCGAGTTGCGGCGCCACCTCGCCGACCGGCTCCCCGAGCACATGATCCCGGCCGCGTGGGTCCGGCTCGCGGGGTTCCCGCTGACCGCCGCGCGCAAGATCGACCGGAAAGCACTGCCCGCGCCGGAATCCCTGCCGGAGAACGGCGATTCCTCGGCCGAGCCGGAAACCGCCACCGAGAAGGCGGTCGCCGACCTCTTCGCCGTGGTGCTGGGCGTGGAGAAGGTCGGCGTGGACGCCAACTTCTTCGATCTCGGCGGCAACTCGCTGCAGGCCATGCGCGCGGTCAGCCGGATCAACAAGACCTTCGGCATCCGGGGGAACCTCCGCCTGCTCTACGGCGGGATGCCGCTCAGCGCGATCGCCGGCGCGATCGACGAACTCGTGACCGTGAACGCACCAGTGAGGGGACAGCCATGA
- a CDS encoding LysR family transcriptional regulator, protein MLNPVWLRTLGAVVELGSFADAARLLGYSPSAVSQQMSRLERAIDRPLFNRDRRGVVPTAAAIRLAERATPLLDMLANLDQSEDAGGGVTRLRIGLCAGGLRYARPALRRLAGSSSPLALSVVAGESTELVDGITSGSLDVAVVSRYELVPRVWPGKVATWPLADEPLAVLVPPGHRVAGEASVTFRGLRDEWWVAGPEAGDEFRHLQRACAAAEFQPRVAACVEDRDTAAELARDGVGVALAPAAAAVPAGLVAVRVAGPAGRRIEVVHAVADNSAATVGFVLCLREHGAHPSTTDSRTGHLGAAG, encoded by the coding sequence GTGTTGAACCCGGTGTGGCTCCGCACGTTGGGGGCAGTGGTCGAACTCGGCTCGTTCGCCGATGCCGCACGCCTGCTCGGCTATTCGCCCTCCGCGGTCTCCCAGCAGATGAGCAGGCTGGAACGGGCGATCGACCGCCCGCTGTTCAACCGGGACCGGAGGGGGGTGGTGCCGACCGCGGCGGCGATCCGGCTGGCGGAGCGGGCGACGCCGCTGCTCGACATGCTGGCGAACCTCGACCAGTCCGAGGACGCCGGTGGCGGGGTGACCCGGTTGCGGATCGGGCTCTGCGCCGGTGGCCTGCGGTACGCGCGGCCGGCGTTGCGCCGGTTGGCCGGAAGCAGTTCGCCGCTCGCGTTGTCCGTGGTGGCCGGGGAATCCACGGAACTGGTGGACGGCATTACCTCCGGTTCCCTCGACGTCGCGGTGGTGTCCCGGTACGAGCTGGTGCCGCGGGTGTGGCCGGGCAAGGTCGCCACCTGGCCGCTGGCGGACGAACCACTCGCCGTACTGGTGCCACCGGGGCACCGGGTGGCCGGCGAAGCGTCGGTCACCTTCCGCGGCCTGCGGGACGAATGGTGGGTGGCCGGCCCGGAGGCGGGGGACGAGTTCCGGCACCTGCAACGGGCCTGCGCGGCCGCCGAGTTCCAGCCGCGGGTGGCCGCGTGCGTGGAGGACCGGGACACCGCGGCGGAACTGGCCCGCGACGGGGTGGGGGTGGCGCTGGCGCCCGCGGCGGCGGCGGTGCCGGCCGGGCTGGTCGCGGTGCGCGTCGCCGGTCCGGCCGGGCGCCGGATCGAAGTGGTGCACGCGGTCGCGGACAACTCGGCGGCCACGGTCGGTTTCGTGCTGTGCCTCCGCGAGCACGGCGCGCATCCGTCCACAACGGACAGCCGGACCGGGCACCTCGGCGCGGCGGGCTGA
- a CDS encoding GNAT family N-acetyltransferase has translation MSKTGFRTPSAVSIGGTTTIRRLESIDEYRQCEKLQEQIWGPADIGGNRVVAMLTAQENGGHVFGAFAESGELAGFAYSFAGYGPDRRPRLCSIMIAVDERFRGQGLGYRLKQAQRHDSLAKGIEVITWTFDPLQRVNAALNIRRLGAIARTYRANLYGNFTGLNSGLDTDRLVVEWWLRRHPRPSRWHAPSLATPICQVIADPRSGLPRIASTDHDVDSDTLFLPIPPSLAELKRVDLALAQDWRARTRELFGDYLGRGYVVVDFLTAGSWPGYVLRRPPC, from the coding sequence ATGAGCAAAACTGGTTTTCGCACGCCTTCGGCCGTTTCGATCGGCGGTACGACGACGATTAGGCGACTCGAGTCGATCGACGAGTACCGGCAGTGCGAAAAACTGCAGGAGCAGATCTGGGGGCCCGCCGACATCGGCGGCAACCGGGTGGTCGCGATGCTGACCGCGCAGGAGAACGGCGGCCACGTCTTCGGCGCCTTCGCCGAAAGCGGGGAACTGGCCGGCTTCGCCTACTCCTTCGCCGGGTACGGGCCGGACCGCAGGCCGCGGCTGTGCTCGATCATGATCGCGGTGGACGAGCGGTTCCGCGGGCAGGGCCTCGGTTACCGGCTCAAGCAGGCGCAGCGCCACGACAGCCTCGCCAAGGGCATCGAAGTGATCACGTGGACCTTCGACCCGCTGCAGCGGGTGAACGCCGCGCTGAACATCCGCAGGCTGGGCGCGATCGCCCGCACCTACCGGGCGAACCTCTACGGCAACTTCACCGGGCTCAACTCCGGGCTCGACACCGACCGGTTGGTGGTCGAGTGGTGGCTGCGCCGCCACCCCCGCCCGTCCCGGTGGCACGCGCCGAGCCTGGCCACGCCGATCTGCCAGGTCATCGCCGATCCGCGCAGCGGGCTGCCGCGGATCGCCTCGACCGACCACGACGTCGACAGCGACACCCTCTTCCTGCCGATCCCGCCGAGCCTGGCCGAACTCAAGCGCGTCGACCTGGCACTGGCGCAGGACTGGCGGGCTCGGACGCGCGAACTCTTCGGAGACTACCTCGGCCGAGGTTACGTGGTCGTCGATTTCCTCACCGCCGGCAGCTGGCCGGGGTACGTGCTGCGGCGGC